A genome region from Trichosurus vulpecula isolate mTriVul1 chromosome 5, mTriVul1.pri, whole genome shotgun sequence includes the following:
- the KLF6 gene encoding Krueppel-like factor 6: protein MDVLPMCSIFQELQIVHDTGYFSALPSLEEYWQQTCLELERYLQSEPCCVSASDIKFESQEDLWTKIILAREKKEESELKISSSPKEDSPISQSFSQSLETNSLNSDVSSESSDSTEELSPTTKFTSDPISEVLANSGNLSSSVTSTPPSSPELGREPSSQLWNCMPGELHSPGKIRTGTVGKTGEKVSGDASPDGRRRVHRCHFNGCRKVYTKSSHLKAHQRTHTGEKPYRCSWEGCEWRFARSDELTRHFRKHTGAKPFKCTHCDRCFSRSDHLALHMKRHL, encoded by the exons ATGGATGTTCTCCCAATGTGCAGCATCTTCCAGGAACTCCAGATTGTGCATGACACTGGTTACTTCTCAGCTTTACCATCCCTGGAAGAATATTGGCAACAG ACCTGCTTAGAGTTGGAACGGTACCTCCAGAGTGAACCCTGCTGTGTGTCAGCATCGGATATTAAATTTGAAAGCCAAGAAGATCTGTGGACCAAAATTATTCTGGCtcgggagaaaaaggaagaatcgGAACTGAAAATTTCTTCTAGTCCTAAAGAGGACAGTCCAATCAGTCAGAGTTTTAGCCAGAGCCTAGAGACCAACAGCTTAAATTCAGATGTGAGCAGTGAATCATCTGACAGCACTGAGGAACTTTCACCTACTACTAAATTTACCTCTGATCCAATAAGTGAAGTCTTAGCCAATTCAGGAAATTTGAGCTCTTCTGTCACTTccactcctccttcttccccagaACTGGGCAGAGAACCTTCCTCTCAACTGTGGAATTGTATGCCTGGTGAATTGCATTCACCGGGTAAAATTCGTACTGGGACTGTGGGCAAGACCGGTGAGAAGGTCAGTGGTGATGCCTCCCCTGATGGCCGGAGACGAGTCCACCGGTGCCATTTCAATGGCTGTCGGAAAGTTTACACCAAAAGCTCGCATCTCAAAGCACATCAGCGCACTCATACAG GAGAAAAGCCTTACAGATGCTCATGGGAAGGGTGTGAATGGCGTTTTGCAAGAAGTGATGAGTTAACAAGACATTTCAGAAAGCACACGGGTGCCAAGCCTTTTAAATGTACTCACTGTGACAG gTGTTTTTCCAGGTCTGATCACCTGGCccttcacatgaagaggcacctCTGA